One segment of Mugil cephalus isolate CIBA_MC_2020 chromosome 14, CIBA_Mcephalus_1.1, whole genome shotgun sequence DNA contains the following:
- the LOC125019695 gene encoding major histocompatibility complex class I-related gene protein-like isoform X1 yields the protein MKTLLLLLLFCRVSSTVKHSLKYFSTGLSGVSHLPELVTVEALDDIQTVYCDGSNRKIELKLDWEKKVFENDSDHLKLYTHYCFVMYPHLFKTTISSLKQVFNQSEGVHVLQLMEGCEWDEMTGEVTSFMQCGYDGEDFMALDLKTLTWITLKPQAVSAKLKWDSDTARIKLDEQFFTQICPKWLKMYLHYGNSTLLRTDVPSVSLLQKTPSSPVSCHATGFYPDRAMMFWRKDGEEIHEGVEHGEILPNHDGSFQMNVDLDISSVSPEDWRRYDCVFHLSGVEDDIITKLDETQIRTNWVEKSSNQTSITIIISAVVVLVVVFAAAAGFMVHKKKQDQKAPPDSEEALSSLRDWIQEPDGVDS from the exons atgaaaactttgcttttgttgcttctctTCTGTCGTGTTTCATCAACTG tgaaacactcactgaaatatttctcaACTGGATTATCTGGAGTCTCACACCTTCCAGAACTTGTGACTGTTGAAGCGCTTGATGACATCCAGACTGTGTACTGTGAcggcagcaacagaaaaatagaattaaaactGGACTGGGAGAAAAAAGTCTTTGAAAATGATTCTGATCACTTAAAGTTGTACACTCACTATTGTTTTGTGATGTATCCTCACCTCTTCAAAACCACAATTTCCAGTCTAAAGCAGGTGTTCAACCAAAGTGAAG GTGTTCACGTTTTACAACTTATGGAAGGCTGTGAATGGGATGAAATGACTGGAGAGGTTACTAGCTTCATGCAGTGTGGTTACGATGGAGAAGACTTCATGGCTCTGGATCTGAAGACATTAACATGGATCACTCTGAAACCTCAGGCCGTCTCCGCCAAGCTGAAATGGGATTCAGACACGGCCAGAATAAAATTAGATGAGCAGTTCTTCACTCAGATTTGTCCTAAGTGGTTAAAGATGTATTTACACTATGGGAACAGCACTCTGTTGAGAACAG ACGTCCCCTcggtgtctctcctccagaagactccctcctctccagtcagctgccacgctacaggtttctaccctgacagagccatgatgttctggaggaaagatggagaggaaattcatgaaggagtggaacatggagagatcctccccaaccatgatggatccttccagatgaatgttgacctggacatttcatcagtctcacctgaagactggaggaggtacgactgtgtgtttcatctctctggtgtggaggacgacatcatcaccaaactggatgaaacacagatcagaaccaactggg ttgagAAGTCCAGTAACCAGAcctccatcaccatcatcatctctgcagtggttgttcttgttgtcgtctttgcagcagctgctggattcatggttcataaaaagaaacaag accaaaaggctccacctg ATAGTGAAGAAGCTCTGAGCTCTCTGAGAGACTGGATCCAGGAACCTGATGGAGTTGATTCATAA
- the LOC125019695 gene encoding major histocompatibility complex class I-related gene protein-like isoform X2, with protein MKTLLLLLLFCRVSSTVKHSLKYFSTGLSGVSHLPELVTVEALDDIQTVYCDGSNRKIELKLDWEKKVFENDSDHLKLYTHYCFVMYPHLFKTTISSLKQVFNQSEGVHVLQLMEGCEWDEMTGEVTSFMQCGYDGEDFMALDLKTLTWITLKPQAVSAKLKWDSDTARIKLDEQFFTQICPKWLKMYLHYGNSTLLRTDVPSVSLLQKTPSSPVSCHATGFYPDRAMMFWRKDGEEIHEGVEHGEILPNHDGSFQMNVDLDISSVSPEDWRRYDCVFHLSGVEDDIITKLDETQIRTNWVEKSSNQTSITIIISAVVVLVVVFAAAAGFMVHKKKQDSEDSSELSERLNPET; from the exons atgaaaactttgcttttgttgcttctctTCTGTCGTGTTTCATCAACTG tgaaacactcactgaaatatttctcaACTGGATTATCTGGAGTCTCACACCTTCCAGAACTTGTGACTGTTGAAGCGCTTGATGACATCCAGACTGTGTACTGTGAcggcagcaacagaaaaatagaattaaaactGGACTGGGAGAAAAAAGTCTTTGAAAATGATTCTGATCACTTAAAGTTGTACACTCACTATTGTTTTGTGATGTATCCTCACCTCTTCAAAACCACAATTTCCAGTCTAAAGCAGGTGTTCAACCAAAGTGAAG GTGTTCACGTTTTACAACTTATGGAAGGCTGTGAATGGGATGAAATGACTGGAGAGGTTACTAGCTTCATGCAGTGTGGTTACGATGGAGAAGACTTCATGGCTCTGGATCTGAAGACATTAACATGGATCACTCTGAAACCTCAGGCCGTCTCCGCCAAGCTGAAATGGGATTCAGACACGGCCAGAATAAAATTAGATGAGCAGTTCTTCACTCAGATTTGTCCTAAGTGGTTAAAGATGTATTTACACTATGGGAACAGCACTCTGTTGAGAACAG ACGTCCCCTcggtgtctctcctccagaagactccctcctctccagtcagctgccacgctacaggtttctaccctgacagagccatgatgttctggaggaaagatggagaggaaattcatgaaggagtggaacatggagagatcctccccaaccatgatggatccttccagatgaatgttgacctggacatttcatcagtctcacctgaagactggaggaggtacgactgtgtgtttcatctctctggtgtggaggacgacatcatcaccaaactggatgaaacacagatcagaaccaactggg ttgagAAGTCCAGTAACCAGAcctccatcaccatcatcatctctgcagtggttgttcttgttgtcgtctttgcagcagctgctggattcatggttcataaaaagaaacaag ACAGTGAAGacagctctgagctctctgaGAGACTGAATCCAGAAACTTGA
- the LOC125019724 gene encoding major histocompatibility complex class I-related gene protein-like — MKTLLLLLLFCRVSSTGKIVKHSLKYFITGFYGVSDLQEIVFVGAVDGIQTVYCDGINKVLEPKMDWLKKIFENDPEQLNIYTDYCFAVYPHRFKTTISSVKKLFNQTEGVHILQLMHGCEWDEETGEVTSFMQLGYEGEDFLVFDLKSLTWIALKPQAVSTKQRWDSDTAKIKFDEYFFTHTCPEWLKMYLHHGKSSLLRTDLSSVSLLQKTPSSPVSCHATGFYPDRAMMFWRKDGEEIHEGVEHGEILPNHDGSFQMNVDLDISSVSHEDWRRYDCVFHLSDVEDDIFTKLDEIQIRTNQVEKSRNKTSTIIISAVVVVVVVVVFAAAAGFMVHRKKQDQKAPPDSEDNIELSERLNPET; from the exons atgaaaactttgcttttgttgcttctctTCTGTCGTGTTTCATCAACCGGTAAGAT agtgaaacactcactgaaatatttcatcacTGGATTTTATGGAGTCTCAGACCTTCAAGAAATTGTGTTTGTTGGTGCAGTTGATGGTATCCAAACTGTGTACTGTGACGGCATCAACAAAGTATTAGAGCCAAAAATGGACTGgctgaaaaaaatctttgaaaatgATCCTGAACAATTAAACATATACACTGACTATTGTTTTGCAGTGTATCCTCACCGATTCAAAACCACAATTTCCAGTGTGAAGAAGCTCTTCAACCAAACTGAAG GTGTTCACATCTTACAGCTTATGCATGGCTGTGAATGGGATGAAGAGACTGGAGAGGTTACTAGCTTCATGCAGCTTGGTTATGAAGGAGAAGACTTCCTTGTGTTTGATCTGAAATCATTAACATGGATCGCTCTGAAACCTCAGGCTGTCTCCACCAAACAGAGATGGGATTCAGACACGgccaaaataaagtttgatgAATATTTCTTCACTCACACTTGTCCTGAGTGGCTGAAGATGTATTTACACCATGGGAAGAGCTCTCTGTTGAGAACAG atCTATcttcagtgtctctcctccagaagactccatcctctccagtcagctgccacgctacaggtttctaccctgacagagccatgatgttctggaggaaagatggagaggagattcatgaaggagtggaacatggagagatcctccccaaccatgatggatccttccagatgaatgttgacctggacatttcatcagtctcacatgaagactggaggaggtacgactgtgtgtttcatctctctgatGTGGAGGATGACATCTtcaccaaactggatgaaatacagatcagaaccaaccaGG ttGAGAAGTCCAGAAACAAGacctccaccatcatcatctctgcagtggttgttgtggttgttgttgtcgtctttgcagcagctgctggattcatggttcatagaaagaaacaag accaaaaggctccacctg ATAGTGAAGACAACATTGAACTATCTGAGAGACTGAATCCAGAAACCTAG